The Phycisphaerae bacterium sequence CATCGCGGTCACCGGTCACGGGGCGGACGTGTTGACGGACGGGCGGTAGGCGTGCAAGCGCGGCGGAGGACCGAAATATGAAAGTGCGGAGCAGTGTTCGTCGCATTTGCGAGAATTGCAAGATTATCCGTCGCCGGGGCGTGATCCGGGTGGTGTGCTCGAATCCGCGTCATAAGCAGCGTCAAGGCTGACGGTAGGAGCCTGTTGCAGGAAGGAGTGGCAACGTGCCGCGTATTGCAGGCGTTGATGTGCCGAATGAAAAGCGAGTCGAGATCGCGCTGCGGTATATCTACGGCATTGGACCGCATCTGGCGCGGGTGGTGCTGAAAGAGGCGGGAGTAGATCCGAACACGCGGGCGAAGAATCTGACGGAAGACGAGGTCAGCCGAATCGCCGGCGTGATCGACCGGAACTATCTGGTGGAAGGTCAGCTTCGCAGGCAGGTGCAGCAGAACATCGCCCGTCTCCGTGACATCGGTTGCTACCGGGGTTTGCGTCACCGTCGCGGCCTGCCGGTCCGCGGCCAGAGGACGCGCAGCAATGCCCGGACCCGCAAGGGTCCGAAGAAGACCGTGGCCGGGAAGAAGGGCGTGAAGGAGATGCATCGTGGGTAAGGCAGCAGCGGGAACGGTCGTCAGGAGAAAGGCGCGGCGCAGCGTGGCCCGCGCGATCGCCCATATCAAGGCGACCTTCAACAATACGCAGATTACCATCACTGACACCAACGGTGAGGTGCTGACATGGGCGTCGGCGGGGACCGTGGGCTTCAAAGGCACGCGGAAGAGCACTCCGTTTGCCGCGCAGCGAGCCGCCGAGAAGGTGGCGCACGCGGCCCGCAAGTTCGGCGTGATGGAGGTCGAGATTCGCGTCAAAGGTCCCGGCCCGGGACGGGAGTCGGCGATCACCTCGTTGCAGGCGGCGGGGCTTCGGGTGCTGAGCATCGAGGACGTGACGCCGTTGCCGCATAATGGTTGCCGTCCGAGAAAGCGGCGCCGGGTGTGATTCGGGCGGTTTGGGAGCTGCCGGACACGGGAGTTCGGCTGAACGAGCGGGGACTTGAGACGGCAGGCAGGGTTGAACAAGAACGGACGCCGTGGTGGATGACCCGTTCAAGGCAGGTTGATCCGGTTAACGGACGCAGCACAAGGGAAACAGAATAGATGTCGCGATACATCGGTCCAGTCTGTCGGCTTTGCCGGCGAGAAGGCATCAAACTGATGCTGAAGGGGCCGCGTTGCGAAACCGCGAAGTGCCCGATGGAGAAGCAGTGGCGATCGAATCCGCCGGGCATGCACGCGTGGCGGCGCGGGAAGTCCAGCGGCTACAGCGTGCGGCTTCGTGAGAAGCAGAAGGTGAAGAGATACTATGGCATTCTGGAGCGCGGTTTCCGGCTGTATTTCCGTCGGGCGGAACGATCCAAGGAGAACACCGGGACGGCCCTGCTCCGGCTTCTGGAGTGCCGCCTGGACAATGTGGTCCGCAAGGCGGGTCTGGCTCCCTCGCGCAAGGCGGCCCGGGCGATGATCAGCCACGGGCACATCTACGTCAACGGGCGGAAGGTTGATCGGCCCGGCTTCAGCGTCAGCCAGGGCGACCGCATCACCGTGAAGAACTCGGACAAGAGCCGCAAGCTCGCCAAGAGCCACTTGGAACTGGCCGGCTCGCTGCAACCGCAGTCCTGGTTGCAGGTCGACGCCGACAAAATGGAGGCAACCGTGGTGGCCCTGCCGTCACGGGACGACGTCCAGATTCCGGTTGAGGAACAACTGATCGTGGAAATGTGCAGCCGGTAACGGCTTTTCGTGGGTGCGGGCCGAGTCGAAAGGGGTACCCGACGTCGTTCATCAGAGGCCGGTTCGTCCGGCCGCAGATGAAAGCCCGGTGATCCTCGAATCGAGCGCCGTTTGCATCGAGCTTGCAGGCAATTGTGGAGGAATCCCAATGCGAATCAGATGGCGTGGGCTTGAGTTGCCTACTCAGGTTGTTCGGGATGACACGATCAGTACGGACACCTATGCCCGGCTCGTGGTCGAGCCGTTTGAGCGGGGGTTCGGTACGACGGTCGGGAACAGCCTTCGTCGAATCCTGTTATCGAGCCTCGAAGGCGCTGCCGTTACCAAGGTGCGGATCGCCGGGGCCAGCCATGAGTTCATGAGCCTGCCCGGCGTGATGGAAGACGTGACCGACATTATCCTGAATATCAAGAGCCTGGTCATTCGCATGGAGGGCGAGGGCGAGGGCGAGAAGACGATGCACCTGTCCCGGCGCGGGCCGGGGGAGGTTTACGCTCGAGACATCGAGGCCGATCCGTCTCTTACGATTATCAACACCGGCCAGCTCATCGCGACGTTGACCGCCGACGTCGAACTGAACATCGACTTCTGGGTCAGCTCAGGTCGAGGCTACCGAACGGCGGACGAAAACCGCAACCCGGCGGACGAGCTCGGGGTGATCGCGGTCGATTCGGTGTTCTCGCCGGTCACCAGGGTCCGCTATAAGACCGAGGAGACGCGCGTCGGACAG is a genomic window containing:
- the rpsD gene encoding 30S ribosomal protein S4, which produces MSRYIGPVCRLCRREGIKLMLKGPRCETAKCPMEKQWRSNPPGMHAWRRGKSSGYSVRLREKQKVKRYYGILERGFRLYFRRAERSKENTGTALLRLLECRLDNVVRKAGLAPSRKAARAMISHGHIYVNGRKVDRPGFSVSQGDRITVKNSDKSRKLAKSHLELAGSLQPQSWLQVDADKMEATVVALPSRDDVQIPVEEQLIVEMCSR
- the rpsM gene encoding 30S ribosomal protein S13, coding for MPRIAGVDVPNEKRVEIALRYIYGIGPHLARVVLKEAGVDPNTRAKNLTEDEVSRIAGVIDRNYLVEGQLRRQVQQNIARLRDIGCYRGLRHRRGLPVRGQRTRSNARTRKGPKKTVAGKKGVKEMHRG
- a CDS encoding DNA-directed RNA polymerase subunit alpha; the protein is MRIRWRGLELPTQVVRDDTISTDTYARLVVEPFERGFGTTVGNSLRRILLSSLEGAAVTKVRIAGASHEFMSLPGVMEDVTDIILNIKSLVIRMEGEGEGEKTMHLSRRGPGEVYARDIEADPSLTIINTGQLIATLTADVELNIDFWVSSGRGYRTADENRNPADELGVIAVDSVFSPVTRVRYKTEETRVGQRTNYDKLIMEIWTKGTIRPEDALVEAARILRKHLNPFVQYHELGREQVAAPSEAEATGGMMDKALQDRLSMPISQLDLSVRASNCLESAKVTTVGELARMTETDLLKVRSFGRTSLREVKRKLADLGLSLGMVFGDAPAQQTPAGGSDTGEAAPTTMATDAPAAPAVDAGTVGSTAQMGQ
- the rpmJ gene encoding 50S ribosomal protein L36; this translates as MKVRSSVRRICENCKIIRRRGVIRVVCSNPRHKQRQG
- the rpsK gene encoding 30S ribosomal protein S11, with product MGKAAAGTVVRRKARRSVARAIAHIKATFNNTQITITDTNGEVLTWASAGTVGFKGTRKSTPFAAQRAAEKVAHAARKFGVMEVEIRVKGPGPGRESAITSLQAAGLRVLSIEDVTPLPHNGCRPRKRRRV